Proteins encoded by one window of Acuticoccus sp. MNP-M23:
- a CDS encoding D-alanine--D-alanine ligase, with protein MKHVAVLMGGQSAERPVSLASGKACADGLEEAGYRVTRIDVAEDLVDKLKSVRPEVAFNALHGPMGEDGSIQGLLEFLGIPYTHSGVMASALAMDKGRAKAVLAAAGIPVAEHVTCTRFEAAQRHMLPPPYVLKPVAEGSSFGVLIVREGANRPPDELSGDEWPYGDAMMAEKFVDGLELTCGAFGDTVYDIIEIEPVSGAFYGFEAKYAPGGSNHTLPARIKPNIYQDIQKYTLLAHRALGCRGVSRADFRYDPEKDELVCLEVNTQPGMTETSLVPEMAAYAGVSFSALVAALVEDASCRR; from the coding sequence ATGAAACACGTTGCCGTGCTGATGGGCGGGCAAAGCGCCGAACGCCCGGTGAGCCTTGCGTCCGGAAAGGCCTGCGCAGACGGGCTTGAGGAGGCGGGCTACCGCGTCACCCGGATCGACGTTGCAGAAGATCTTGTGGATAAGCTGAAGTCCGTCAGACCCGAAGTGGCGTTCAATGCATTGCACGGCCCGATGGGCGAAGACGGCTCCATCCAGGGCCTCCTCGAATTTCTCGGCATTCCCTACACCCATTCCGGGGTGATGGCCTCGGCGCTGGCGATGGACAAGGGGCGCGCCAAGGCGGTTCTGGCCGCTGCCGGAATTCCGGTGGCCGAGCATGTGACGTGCACGCGCTTCGAGGCGGCGCAACGGCATATGCTGCCGCCACCCTACGTTTTGAAGCCTGTGGCGGAGGGATCGTCGTTCGGCGTTCTCATCGTGCGCGAGGGGGCCAACCGGCCGCCGGACGAATTGTCGGGCGATGAATGGCCCTACGGCGATGCGATGATGGCCGAGAAATTCGTCGACGGGCTGGAGCTGACCTGCGGCGCTTTCGGCGACACGGTCTACGACATCATCGAGATCGAACCGGTGTCGGGCGCCTTCTACGGCTTCGAGGCGAAGTATGCGCCGGGGGGCTCCAACCACACGCTCCCGGCGCGAATTAAACCAAATATTTACCAGGATATACAAAAGTACACCCTACTGGCTCATCGTGCCCTGGGGTGTCGCGGTGTCTCACGAGCCGACTTTCGCTATGACCCCGAGAAAGACGAACTCGTTTGTCTGGAAGTGAACACGCAACCCGGAATGACGGAAACCTCGCTGGTGCCAGAAATGGCAGCGTACGCGGGCGTCAGCTTTTCCGCGCTCGTCGCAGCGCTGGTGGAGGACGCAAGTTGCCGGCGTTGA
- a CDS encoding cell division protein FtsQ/DivIB: MPALRSRAGRLASAAPGRLLAVAVLVGSCGAGLAYSEDPARMWDAVGRAGFNLREIKLKGQEHTSDSAIIAAVGLGPGVTLLGLDVEAARARLEGLPWVKTAAVRKSLPDRLLVEIEEREPFARWRWSGHEVVIDRHGNVLADDVPSRYRSLPLVAGAGANDVVESIREVLSADPALDERVAAAILVNERRWDLRLKNGATVRLPADQPEAALARLASIEERQPLLGVGEVVVDMRLADRTSVQLQAASATEDEGERPALQAEPVAQDALAAAIANATVSYDDPLARAIAEAMNQ, from the coding sequence TTGCCGGCGTTGAGGTCCCGTGCCGGCAGGCTTGCAAGCGCTGCACCCGGCCGCCTTCTGGCGGTGGCGGTGCTCGTGGGCAGCTGCGGTGCCGGGCTCGCCTATTCCGAGGACCCCGCGCGGATGTGGGACGCCGTCGGCCGCGCGGGCTTCAACCTGCGCGAAATCAAGCTCAAGGGGCAGGAGCATACGTCCGACAGCGCGATCATCGCCGCCGTCGGGCTCGGCCCTGGCGTGACCCTGCTGGGCCTCGACGTGGAGGCCGCACGTGCCCGTCTGGAGGGTTTGCCCTGGGTGAAGACGGCCGCTGTGCGCAAGTCGCTGCCCGACCGGCTTCTGGTGGAGATCGAAGAGCGGGAGCCGTTCGCGCGGTGGCGCTGGAGCGGCCACGAGGTGGTGATCGACCGGCACGGCAACGTCCTCGCTGACGACGTGCCGTCCCGTTACCGGAGCCTTCCGCTGGTTGCCGGTGCGGGGGCCAACGATGTGGTCGAATCGATTCGCGAGGTTCTGTCCGCCGACCCTGCGCTGGACGAGCGGGTGGCTGCGGCAATCCTCGTCAACGAAAGGCGCTGGGATTTGCGGTTGAAGAATGGCGCAACGGTCCGTCTGCCGGCCGATCAGCCCGAGGCGGCGCTCGCCCGTCTCGCCAGCATCGAGGAGCGCCAGCCGCTTCTGGGCGTTGGCGAGGTTGTGGTCGACATGCGCCTGGCCGACCGCACCTCGGTGCAGCTTCAGGCTGCCAGCGCGACAGAGGACGAGGGCGAACGGCCCGCGTTGCAGGCGGAGCCTGTGGCGCAGGATGCGCTGGCCGCGGCCATTGCCAACGCGACGGTGAGCTATGACGACCCCCTCGCGAGGGCCATCGCGGAGGCCATGAACCAATGA
- the ftsA gene encoding cell division protein FtsA, with the protein MDFPGRGDGARCHVKPGRSSIACVLDVGTNKIACLIARLKPASEETLLAGRTHAIEVIGYGYQQSRGVKGGMIVDLDKAEHAIRRAVDAAEQMAGVTVESLIVTQTSGRLSSEAFGAKVDLDTGAVRDNDIRKVLAASGRHQIRQGRSALHALPIGYTLDGQGGIRDPRGMIGDNLGVDINLVTADSAAQDNLVLAINRCHLDVEGIVATPYASGLASLVDDEGELGAVCVDIGGGTSSIAIFSEGNLVHVDAVAIGGHHVTMDIAHCLSIRLDEAERLKTLEGSAIAASADERDTLTIHPVGEDYGAAPQVIPRLTLNQIIRPRVDEIVELIRDRLVESGFSGRIGRRVVLTGGGSQLTGLPDVARHVFGRPVRLGRPLGVKGLPIAARGAAFSAVVGLLIYPQLAPASLFSAGTQSTGYIARMGRWLKESF; encoded by the coding sequence ATGGATTTCCCCGGTCGTGGAGACGGTGCGCGCTGCCATGTGAAGCCTGGTCGCTCCTCCATCGCTTGCGTCCTCGACGTCGGCACCAACAAGATCGCCTGCCTGATTGCCCGGCTGAAGCCGGCTTCGGAAGAAACGCTGCTGGCCGGCCGGACCCACGCCATCGAGGTGATCGGCTACGGCTACCAGCAATCGCGCGGCGTGAAGGGCGGCATGATCGTCGATCTCGACAAGGCCGAGCACGCCATCCGGCGCGCGGTGGATGCTGCCGAGCAGATGGCGGGCGTGACGGTCGAATCGCTGATCGTGACCCAGACATCGGGCCGGCTTTCGTCCGAGGCATTCGGCGCCAAGGTCGACCTCGACACCGGCGCCGTGCGCGACAATGACATTCGCAAGGTGCTCGCCGCGTCGGGCCGGCACCAGATCCGGCAGGGCCGTTCGGCGCTGCATGCACTGCCCATCGGCTATACGCTGGACGGTCAGGGCGGCATTCGCGATCCGCGCGGTATGATCGGCGACAATCTCGGTGTCGACATCAACCTCGTCACGGCAGACAGCGCCGCGCAGGACAACCTCGTTCTGGCGATCAACCGCTGCCATCTCGACGTGGAGGGCATCGTCGCGACGCCGTACGCCTCGGGCCTCGCCTCGCTGGTGGATGACGAGGGCGAACTCGGCGCCGTGTGCGTGGACATCGGCGGTGGCACCTCGTCCATCGCGATCTTCTCGGAGGGGAACCTCGTGCATGTGGATGCCGTCGCCATCGGCGGCCATCACGTGACCATGGACATTGCCCACTGCCTGTCGATCCGCCTCGACGAGGCGGAACGGCTGAAGACACTCGAAGGCTCGGCGATTGCCGCCTCTGCCGACGAGCGCGACACCCTCACCATCCATCCGGTGGGCGAGGACTATGGCGCCGCGCCGCAGGTCATCCCGCGGCTGACGCTGAACCAGATCATCCGGCCACGCGTGGACGAGATTGTCGAACTCATTCGCGACCGCCTCGTCGAGTCGGGATTTTCGGGGCGGATCGGCCGCCGCGTGGTCCTTACCGGCGGCGGAAGTCAACTCACCGGACTGCCGGACGTGGCGCGCCACGTCTTCGGCCGCCCGGTCCGTCTCGGGCGCCCGCTCGGCGTCAAGGGATTGCCGATTGCGGCCCGCGGCGCGGCGTTCAGCGCCGTGGTCGGGCTTCTCATCTATCCGCAGCTCGCTCCGGCGAGCCTGTTCTCAGCCGGCACCCAGTCCACGGGCTACATCGCCCGCATGGGCCGCTGGCTGAAGGAAAGCTTCTAA
- the ftsZ gene encoding cell division protein FtsZ: MSSNHLKTPDLTELKPRIMVFGVGGAGCNAVNNMIEAGLAGCDFVVANTDAQSLNLSKAERVVQMGIAVTEGLGAGSQPDVGRAAAEEVIDEIADHLSGSHMVFITAGMGGGTGTGSAPVVARVARDQGILTVGVVTRPFQFEGARRAKLADAGIEELAQHVDTLIVIPNQNLFRIANAQTTFADAFAMADQVLYSGVACITDLMVKEGLINLDFADVRSVMRNMGKAMMGTGEASGEGRALQAAEAAISNPLLDETSMKGARGLLVSVVGGNDLTLFEVDEATTRIREEVDDDANIIFGATFDDSLEGVIRVSVVATGIDQDPANVIEPPKDTRVVSFADRAAKKQTPDSGAAVAIADPGEAALAAVAAGLEDFDLDPHALEPIEEAEIFDEAAAQAEFDDEFDEPVAVPDLRANRTRAPDYGDYPAADERRPMGLLRRIASGLSRREEEDADDFAPAPQTRPERRRAQAALPAPEQRPAAPQLDQAYMDEAADGAPAPRRARPKAEAPQRRARTEAEPVSRTRQAQRPMDDDQLEIPAFLRRQAN, translated from the coding sequence ATGTCGTCCAACCATCTGAAGACGCCCGACCTCACAGAGCTCAAGCCGCGCATCATGGTGTTCGGCGTCGGCGGTGCAGGCTGCAACGCGGTGAACAACATGATCGAGGCCGGCCTTGCCGGTTGCGACTTTGTTGTCGCCAACACCGATGCACAGTCGCTCAACCTCTCGAAGGCGGAGCGGGTGGTTCAGATGGGCATCGCGGTGACCGAGGGCCTCGGTGCCGGTTCCCAGCCTGACGTCGGCCGCGCCGCCGCCGAGGAAGTGATCGACGAGATCGCCGACCATCTGTCCGGCTCGCACATGGTGTTCATCACCGCGGGCATGGGCGGCGGCACCGGCACGGGTTCGGCCCCGGTGGTCGCCCGCGTTGCGCGTGACCAGGGCATCCTCACCGTTGGCGTCGTGACCCGCCCGTTCCAGTTCGAGGGCGCACGCCGCGCCAAGCTGGCAGACGCCGGCATCGAGGAACTCGCCCAGCACGTCGACACGCTGATCGTGATCCCGAACCAGAACCTCTTCCGCATCGCCAATGCGCAGACCACCTTTGCCGACGCCTTCGCGATGGCCGACCAGGTGCTCTACTCCGGCGTTGCCTGCATCACCGATCTGATGGTCAAGGAAGGCCTCATCAACCTCGACTTTGCCGACGTGCGCTCCGTCATGCGCAACATGGGCAAGGCGATGATGGGCACCGGCGAGGCCTCCGGCGAGGGCCGCGCGCTCCAGGCCGCCGAGGCCGCCATCTCCAACCCGCTGCTTGACGAAACCTCCATGAAGGGCGCCCGCGGCCTTCTGGTCTCCGTCGTCGGCGGCAACGACCTGACGCTGTTCGAGGTGGACGAAGCCACCACGCGCATCCGCGAAGAGGTTGACGACGACGCCAACATCATCTTCGGCGCGACGTTCGACGACAGCCTCGAAGGCGTCATCCGCGTCTCCGTGGTGGCAACGGGCATCGACCAGGATCCGGCCAACGTCATCGAGCCGCCGAAAGACACGCGCGTCGTCTCCTTCGCGGACCGGGCCGCCAAGAAGCAGACCCCTGATTCAGGTGCGGCGGTTGCCATCGCCGATCCGGGTGAAGCTGCCTTGGCCGCCGTCGCAGCGGGCCTTGAAGACTTCGACCTGGATCCGCATGCGCTGGAGCCCATCGAGGAAGCCGAAATCTTCGACGAAGCCGCTGCGCAGGCTGAGTTCGACGACGAGTTCGACGAGCCGGTCGCGGTTCCGGACCTGCGCGCCAACCGTACCCGCGCCCCGGACTATGGCGACTACCCCGCCGCGGACGAACGCCGCCCGATGGGTCTGCTGCGCCGGATCGCCAGCGGCCTGTCGCGCCGCGAAGAGGAAGACGCGGACGATTTTGCCCCCGCGCCGCAGACCCGCCCCGAGCGCCGCCGCGCCCAGGCTGCGCTGCCGGCACCGGAGCAGCGCCCCGCCGCGCCACAGCTGGACCAGGCCTACATGGATGAGGCAGCCGACGGCGCACCCGCACCGCGCCGCGCCCGCCCCAAGGCAGAAGCGCCGCAGCGCCGCGCCCGGACGGAGGCTGAGCCTGTGTCCCGCACGCGGCAGGCCCAGCGCCCGATGGACGACGATCAGCTTGAAATTCCGGCGTTCCTGCGCCGGCAGGCCAACTGA
- the lpxC gene encoding UDP-3-O-acyl-N-acetylglucosamine deacetylase codes for MLQRTLREPVSLKGIGVHSGADVSVSVAPGTQGVRFHRDGGSVAASWRNVSATRLATVIEAGGTRVMTVEHLMSALSALGVWNADVTLEGPELPIMDGSARPFLDALAPLVADAGRVAPFRVLRPVSVSDGDAFAALLPSNTQRFDVGIDFAAPVIGLSRVTFELGRDDYARDIAPARTFGPLKDVERMRRKGYARGASLDNAVAVDGDRVANPEGLRFSDEFARHKLLDAIGDLALAGAPILGVYRSHKAGHRLNYRLLAALFGSNENFTIDR; via the coding sequence ATCCTCCAACGCACACTGCGCGAGCCTGTCTCGCTCAAAGGCATCGGCGTCCATTCGGGCGCCGATGTTTCTGTTTCTGTGGCCCCCGGCACACAGGGCGTGCGCTTTCACCGGGACGGCGGCAGCGTTGCCGCGTCCTGGCGCAATGTCAGTGCCACGCGCCTTGCCACAGTGATCGAGGCCGGCGGAACGCGGGTCATGACGGTGGAGCACCTGATGTCGGCCCTGTCCGCGCTCGGCGTCTGGAACGCCGATGTGACCCTTGAGGGCCCCGAGCTTCCCATCATGGATGGCAGCGCCCGTCCGTTTCTGGATGCGTTGGCCCCGTTGGTCGCGGATGCGGGCAGGGTGGCGCCCTTTCGCGTTCTCCGCCCGGTCTCGGTGAGTGACGGAGATGCCTTTGCGGCGCTCCTGCCGTCGAACACGCAGCGTTTTGATGTGGGGATCGACTTTGCAGCGCCGGTGATCGGCCTCAGCCGTGTGACCTTCGAGCTGGGGCGCGACGATTATGCCCGCGACATTGCGCCCGCCCGCACCTTCGGTCCGCTGAAGGACGTGGAGCGGATGCGCCGCAAGGGCTACGCCAGGGGCGCTTCGCTGGACAATGCGGTGGCTGTGGACGGCGACCGGGTCGCCAACCCCGAGGGCCTGCGCTTCTCCGACGAGTTTGCCCGCCACAAGCTGCTGGATGCCATTGGCGACCTGGCGCTGGCGGGCGCGCCGATCCTTGGCGTCTACCGCAGCCACAAGGCGGGGCACCGTCTCAACTACAGGCTTCTGGCGGCGCTTTTCGGGTCGAACGAAAACTTCACAATTGATCGTTAA
- a CDS encoding outer membrane protein assembly factor BamD, whose product MSLGIRMAAVLALGLSVAACGGGRVEELAFNDTPPDQLYNEALVLMNEGDVRTAQIKFEEVDRLHPHTEFGRKSQMMLAFTSYSRGKYPEAINAAKRFLALHPNHEDAAYAQYIIGNSYYKQIPDVTRDQRETEQALAAFRILIEKYPDSEYTPDARNKVLAAEDQLAGKQMEVGRYYLERNDNLAAINRFRNVVENYQQTRHVEEALFRLTESYYALGLTQEAQTAAAVLGHNFPDSKWYRDSYALLEKGGYSPSEAKASWISRAFSSINVL is encoded by the coding sequence ATGAGCCTTGGCATCAGGATGGCAGCCGTTCTTGCGCTCGGCCTCAGCGTTGCGGCCTGCGGCGGCGGACGGGTGGAAGAACTTGCCTTCAACGACACGCCGCCAGACCAGCTCTACAACGAGGCGCTGGTGCTGATGAACGAGGGCGATGTGCGCACCGCCCAGATCAAGTTCGAGGAGGTGGACCGGCTCCACCCCCACACCGAATTTGGCCGCAAGAGCCAGATGATGCTGGCCTTCACCAGCTATTCGCGCGGGAAATATCCCGAGGCGATCAACGCCGCCAAGCGGTTTCTGGCGCTGCACCCCAACCACGAGGATGCCGCGTACGCGCAGTACATCATCGGCAATTCCTACTACAAGCAGATCCCGGACGTGACGCGCGACCAGCGCGAGACCGAGCAGGCGCTCGCTGCGTTCCGCATCCTGATCGAGAAATACCCGGACAGCGAATATACGCCCGATGCGCGCAACAAGGTGCTGGCGGCAGAAGACCAGCTGGCCGGCAAGCAGATGGAAGTGGGCCGCTACTATCTGGAGCGGAACGACAACCTTGCCGCCATCAACCGCTTCCGCAATGTGGTGGAGAACTACCAGCAGACGCGGCACGTGGAAGAAGCGCTATTCCGCCTGACCGAATCCTACTATGCGTTGGGGCTGACGCAGGAGGCGCAGACTGCGGCCGCCGTGCTCGGGCACAATTTCCCGGACAGCAAGTGGTACCGCGATTCCTACGCGCTCCTGGAAAAAGGCGGTTACTCGCCGAGCGAAGCCAAGGCAAGCTGGATCAGCCGGGCGTTCTCAAGCATCAACGTGCTCTGA
- the recN gene encoding DNA repair protein RecN, whose product MLSRLSIRNIVLIEALDLSFAPGFTVLTGETGAGKSILLDALSLALGAKAEGGLVRRGEDKGAVSATFLVTPLHPAVALLAEMDIEVEDDAIILRRTLTADGKARGFVNDQPASATLMKSLGTMLVEVHGQHADRGLIQPAAHRRLVDAYGTLGAECEHLGTLWRGLKDAEEALAAHEAKLAAARDEVDYLRASVDELTRLDPEPGEEERLSVDRSAMAAAEKVAGDLAEAASSLEGPKSPIPSLAGVLRKLERKMSGAEDKLTPVMDALAAALDVLEEARTTIADAQRSLDYNPGAMEGLEERLFALRAAARKFKVPVDDLAALAAKMADDLGDIDAGEERLAGLASAVTAAEQAYRDAAATLSDRRLAAASALEADIARELAPLKLDKARFTVRHSEAEPAAEGIDRMEFYVQTNPGSPPGPILKVASGGEFSRFLLALKVSLADRGSASTMIFDEIDTGVGGAVSDAIGARMARLSEAVQVIAVTHAPQVAARADNHLLIAKSHTGSATTQTAVEQIEGEARKEEIARMLAGAVITDEARAAAVRLIEA is encoded by the coding sequence GTGCTGTCACGGTTATCCATCCGTAACATCGTCCTGATCGAGGCGCTGGACCTGTCCTTCGCGCCGGGCTTCACCGTGCTCACGGGGGAGACCGGTGCTGGCAAGTCCATCCTGCTCGATGCGCTGTCGCTTGCGCTGGGCGCAAAGGCAGAAGGCGGGCTGGTGCGACGCGGCGAAGACAAGGGCGCGGTGTCTGCAACCTTTCTCGTCACACCGCTGCATCCCGCCGTCGCGCTTCTTGCCGAGATGGACATCGAAGTGGAGGATGACGCAATCATCCTGCGCCGCACCCTGACGGCGGATGGCAAGGCGCGCGGCTTCGTCAACGACCAGCCGGCCAGCGCGACGCTGATGAAATCACTGGGCACGATGCTGGTGGAAGTGCACGGCCAGCACGCCGACCGGGGTCTGATCCAGCCTGCCGCGCACCGACGGCTGGTGGATGCCTACGGCACGCTTGGCGCCGAATGCGAGCATCTGGGCACTTTGTGGCGCGGCCTGAAGGATGCCGAGGAAGCGCTCGCCGCCCACGAGGCGAAGCTGGCGGCTGCCCGCGACGAGGTGGATTATCTCCGCGCCTCGGTTGACGAATTGACCAGGCTCGACCCCGAACCCGGCGAGGAAGAGCGCCTCTCGGTGGACCGCAGTGCCATGGCGGCGGCCGAAAAGGTGGCGGGCGATCTGGCCGAGGCCGCATCGAGCCTTGAGGGGCCGAAGTCGCCCATCCCGTCGCTGGCGGGCGTCCTGCGCAAGCTGGAGCGCAAGATGAGCGGCGCCGAAGATAAGCTCACCCCCGTGATGGACGCGCTCGCCGCAGCGCTCGATGTGCTGGAGGAGGCGCGCACCACCATCGCGGATGCCCAGCGCAGCCTCGACTACAACCCCGGCGCAATGGAGGGGCTGGAAGAGCGATTGTTCGCGCTGCGTGCGGCGGCCCGCAAGTTCAAGGTGCCGGTGGACGACCTTGCAGCGCTTGCCGCAAAAATGGCGGACGACCTTGGCGATATCGACGCCGGCGAGGAGCGCCTTGCCGGGCTTGCCTCCGCGGTCACTGCTGCGGAGCAGGCGTACCGCGATGCAGCCGCCACCTTGTCCGACAGGCGCCTTGCCGCCGCCAGCGCACTGGAGGCGGACATTGCGCGTGAGCTGGCGCCGCTGAAGCTGGACAAGGCGCGCTTCACCGTGCGTCACAGCGAGGCGGAGCCCGCCGCCGAGGGCATCGACCGCATGGAGTTCTACGTTCAGACCAACCCCGGCTCGCCGCCGGGCCCCATCCTGAAGGTGGCATCCGGCGGCGAATTCTCGCGCTTTCTGCTGGCGCTCAAGGTCTCGCTCGCCGACCGCGGCTCCGCCTCCACCATGATCTTCGACGAGATCGACACCGGCGTGGGCGGCGCGGTGTCGGACGCGATCGGCGCGCGGATGGCCCGCCTGTCGGAGGCGGTGCAGGTGATTGCCGTCACCCACGCGCCGCAGGTGGCGGCAAGGGCCGACAATCACCTTCTGATTGCCAAGAGCCACACAGGGTCTGCCACAACGCAGACGGCGGTGGAGCAGATCGAGGGCGAAGCGCGCAAGGAAGAGATTGCGCGCATGCTGGCCGGCGCCGTCATCACCGACGAGGCGCGCGCCGCTGCCGTGCGCCTGATCGAAGCCTGA
- the ligA gene encoding NAD-dependent DNA ligase LigA, with protein MPELPEEPAARHKALAAEIAEHNQRYHGDDDPIISDAEFDALQQELDALEAEHPELADGTTSGIGAAPSGAFAEVEHPLPMLSLNKALTADEVAEFLTRVRRFLKLPEDAGLTFTAEPKIDGLSLSLRYENGALAVAATRGDGRAGENVTKNVAFVEAIPQKLKGKPPAVFEVRGEVYMTHADFAALNARLVEEGKRPVANPRNAAAGSLRQVEPQKTADRPLQFFAYGWGEASELPAETQSGMMEALKAYGLPVNDLMHRCETIEALLAAYSEIEEKRAALPYDIDGMVYKIDRLDLQRRLGERERRPRWAVAHKFAAERAITVLEGIEIQVGRTGSLTPVARLAPITVGGVVVKNATLHNADEIARLDVRIGDTVEIQRAGDVIPQVVRVLTDKRPAGSAPYVFPEKCPVCGSKVAAELNPRTGKPDVVRRCTGGLVCDAQVLARLKHFVSRAAFDIEGLGAKQIAAFHADGLIRTPADIFTLAKRDAAKPEDERIVAREGYGETSVRNLFDAIESRRTIALRRLIYALGIRRVGEISSRVLALHFGTYDAFRKGMGALAKAAADRAAQTEPDAEGEAVRTDLVAIDGLGAVVADALENFFSESHNVDALDALAGELTIEPEVARTVDSAIAGKAVVFTGSLERMTRDEAKARAEALGARVVGTISKKTDIVVAGPGAGSKLAKAEALGLTVWDEDAWLAVAQEES; from the coding sequence TTGCCTGAGCTGCCAGAAGAACCTGCTGCGCGCCACAAGGCGCTCGCCGCCGAGATCGCCGAGCATAACCAGCGTTATCATGGCGACGACGATCCGATCATTTCCGATGCCGAGTTCGACGCGTTGCAGCAGGAGCTGGACGCGCTGGAAGCCGAACACCCCGAGCTTGCCGACGGCACCACCAGCGGCATCGGCGCGGCGCCGTCCGGCGCGTTCGCCGAGGTCGAGCATCCGCTCCCGATGCTGTCGCTCAACAAGGCGCTGACGGCTGATGAGGTTGCCGAATTTCTGACCCGCGTTCGCCGCTTCCTCAAGCTGCCCGAGGATGCCGGTCTCACCTTTACCGCTGAGCCGAAGATCGACGGCCTGTCGCTGTCGCTCCGCTACGAGAATGGCGCGCTTGCCGTGGCCGCCACCCGCGGCGATGGCCGCGCCGGTGAAAACGTGACGAAGAATGTCGCCTTTGTGGAGGCGATCCCGCAGAAGCTGAAGGGCAAGCCGCCCGCGGTGTTCGAAGTGCGCGGTGAGGTCTACATGACCCACGCCGACTTTGCCGCCCTCAACGCGCGGCTGGTGGAGGAGGGCAAGCGGCCCGTCGCCAACCCGCGCAATGCGGCCGCCGGATCGCTGCGGCAGGTGGAGCCGCAGAAGACCGCCGATCGGCCGCTCCAGTTCTTTGCCTACGGTTGGGGGGAGGCGAGCGAACTTCCCGCCGAGACCCAGAGCGGCATGATGGAGGCGCTGAAAGCCTACGGCCTGCCCGTCAATGATCTGATGCACCGCTGCGAAACCATAGAGGCGCTTCTGGCCGCCTACAGCGAGATTGAGGAAAAGCGCGCTGCGCTCCCCTATGACATCGACGGGATGGTCTACAAGATCGACCGCCTGGACCTGCAGCGCCGCCTTGGCGAGCGGGAGCGGCGGCCCCGCTGGGCGGTGGCGCACAAATTTGCCGCAGAGCGCGCCATCACGGTGCTGGAAGGCATCGAGATCCAGGTGGGGCGCACCGGCTCGCTGACGCCGGTCGCGCGGCTGGCGCCCATCACGGTGGGCGGCGTGGTCGTGAAGAACGCCACGCTCCATAATGCTGACGAGATTGCCCGGCTGGACGTGCGCATTGGCGACACGGTGGAGATCCAGCGAGCGGGCGACGTGATCCCGCAGGTGGTGCGCGTCCTCACCGACAAGCGGCCGGCGGGTTCGGCGCCTTACGTGTTTCCCGAAAAATGTCCGGTGTGCGGCAGCAAGGTCGCGGCGGAACTCAATCCGCGAACCGGCAAGCCCGATGTGGTGCGCCGCTGCACGGGCGGCCTCGTTTGCGACGCGCAGGTGCTGGCGCGGCTGAAGCACTTCGTCTCCCGCGCGGCGTTCGACATCGAGGGGCTGGGGGCCAAGCAGATTGCCGCCTTCCACGCCGATGGCCTGATCCGCACCCCGGCGGATATTTTCACCCTGGCCAAGCGCGATGCTGCAAAGCCCGAAGACGAGCGGATTGTCGCGCGCGAAGGCTATGGCGAGACCAGCGTCCGGAACCTGTTCGACGCCATCGAGAGCCGGCGGACCATTGCGCTGCGCCGGCTGATCTATGCGCTTGGCATCCGCCGGGTGGGCGAGATCTCGTCGCGCGTGCTGGCCCTCCATTTCGGGACCTACGATGCCTTCCGGAAAGGCATGGGCGCGCTGGCGAAGGCTGCGGCGGACCGGGCCGCGCAGACGGAGCCGGATGCGGAAGGGGAGGCCGTGCGCACCGACCTTGTTGCCATCGACGGGCTCGGCGCCGTGGTTGCCGATGCGCTTGAGAATTTCTTCAGCGAAAGCCACAACGTGGACGCGCTGGACGCGCTGGCGGGCGAACTCACCATCGAGCCGGAGGTGGCGCGCACGGTGGATTCGGCCATTGCCGGCAAGGCGGTGGTGTTCACCGGCTCGCTGGAGCGGATGACGCGCGACGAGGCCAAGGCGCGGGCCGAAGCGCTCGGCGCCCGCGTGGTCGGCACCATCTCCAAGAAGACTGACATTGTGGTCGCCGGCCCCGGCGCAGGTTCGAAACTCGCAAAGGCCGAAGCATTGGGCCTCACGGTCTGGGACGAAGACGCCTGGCTGGCGGTGGCGCAAGAGGAGAGCTGA